A single genomic interval of Balaenoptera musculus isolate JJ_BM4_2016_0621 chromosome 14, mBalMus1.pri.v3, whole genome shotgun sequence harbors:
- the SNRPD3 gene encoding small nuclear ribonucleoprotein Sm D3 has protein sequence MSIGVPIKVLHEAEGHIVTCETNTGEVYRGKLIEAEDNMNCQMSNITVTYRDGRVAQLEQVYIRGSKIRFLILPDMLKNAPMLKSMKNKNQGSGAGRGKAAILKAQVAARGRGRGMGRGNIFQKRR, from the exons ATGTCTATTGGCGTACCGATTAAAGTCCTACATGAGGCTGAGGGTCACATTGTGACATGTGAGACAAACACTGGTGAGGTGTATCGAGGGAAGCTCATTGAAGCAGAGGACAACATGAACTGCCAG ATGTCCAACATCACAGTCACATACAGAGATGGCCGAGTGGCACAGCTGGAGCAGGTGTACATCCGTGGCAGCAAGATCCGCTTTCTGATTTTGCCTGACATGCTGAAAAACGCACCCATGTTAAagagcatgaaaaataaaaaccaaggcTCGGGGGCCGGTCGGGGAAAGGCTGCTATTCTGAAGGCCCAAG TGGccgcaagagggagaggacgtGGAATGGGACGTGGAAACATCTTCCAGAAGCGAAGATAA